In Clostridium sp. JN-1, one genomic interval encodes:
- a CDS encoding DUF1540 domain-containing protein, producing the protein MSTKLSCDATRCVNNINGLCDAYMIHVTGSDAREGSSTDCGTFVQKGILSTTTSRFTNSNLAGEFKQLLTNESIEMSPHIKCEAENCVHNVNKICEAKNVQVHGPEAQDSKSTQCETFKPHNG; encoded by the coding sequence ATGAGTACTAAACTAAGTTGTGATGCTACTAGGTGCGTAAATAATATCAATGGATTGTGTGATGCATATATGATTCATGTAACTGGTTCTGATGCACGTGAAGGTTCTTCAACAGATTGTGGAACTTTTGTACAAAAGGGTATATTAAGTACTACGACATCACGTTTTACAAATTCAAATTTAGCAGGAGAATTTAAGCAATTACTCACTAATGAGTCTATAGAAATGAGCCCGCATATAAAGTGTGAAGCTGAAAATTGTGTTCATAATGTAAATAAAATTTGTGAAGCAAAAAATGTTCAAGTACACGGACCCGAAGCTCAAGATAGTAAATCAACACAATGCGAAACTTTTAAACCACATAATGGTTAA
- the pfkA gene encoding 6-phosphofructokinase, whose translation MKTIAILTSGGDAPGMNAAIRAVVRSGLDKGFEVMGIQRGYSGLLNGEIFRMDRHSVADIIQRGGTILRTARCEEFKTEAGRKKAVNILKTFRIDGLVVIGGDGSFRGAQLLSKLGIAAVGLPGTIDNDLPYTDYTIGFDTATNTVLDAINKLRDTSTSHERVSVIEVMGRNCGDIALYSGLAGGAESIIVPEKGYEQDTLCRTILEGKMRGKMHNLIVLAEGIGGAEQLAEKIEEVTGIEARATKLGHIQRGGSPSCMDRVLASRMGYKAVELLAEGKSSRVVGINGGKIVDMDIDKALAVPRKFNEQLYTIANVLSY comes from the coding sequence ATGAAAACAATAGCTATATTAACAAGTGGTGGAGATGCACCTGGAATGAACGCTGCAATAAGAGCAGTAGTTAGATCAGGATTGGATAAAGGCTTTGAAGTAATGGGAATACAAAGAGGCTACAGCGGTTTGCTAAATGGTGAAATATTTAGAATGGATAGACACAGTGTAGCTGATATTATACAAAGAGGAGGAACCATACTTAGAACTGCACGCTGTGAAGAGTTTAAAACAGAAGCAGGAAGAAAAAAAGCTGTTAATATACTAAAAACTTTTAGAATAGATGGATTAGTAGTTATAGGTGGAGATGGTTCGTTTAGAGGAGCTCAATTGTTATCAAAGTTAGGAATAGCGGCAGTTGGTTTACCTGGTACTATTGATAATGATTTACCATATACAGATTATACTATAGGATTTGATACAGCAACAAATACTGTATTAGATGCAATAAATAAATTAAGAGATACATCTACATCACATGAAAGAGTAAGTGTTATAGAGGTAATGGGAAGAAATTGTGGAGATATAGCACTTTATTCAGGACTCGCTGGTGGTGCTGAAAGTATAATTGTACCTGAAAAAGGTTATGAACAAGATACTTTGTGCAGAACTATACTTGAAGGAAAAATGAGAGGTAAAATGCATAATCTAATAGTATTAGCAGAAGGTATAGGGGGAGCAGAGCAATTAGCAGAGAAAATAGAAGAAGTTACTGGAATAGAGGCAAGGGCTACTAAACTTGGTCATATTCAAAGAGGAGGAAGTCCATCTTGTATGGATAGAGTATTAGCTTCTAGAATGGGATATAAAGCAGTTGAATTGTTAGCAGAAGGAAAATCCTCAAGAGTTGTTGGAATAAACGGTGGAAAAATAGTTGATATGGATATAGATAAGGCTTTAGCTGTACCGCGTAAATTCAATGAACAGCTTTATACAATAGCAAATGTATTATCATATTAA
- the pyk gene encoding pyruvate kinase: MQKTKMIFTIGPASGNEEVLSKLIEAGMSVSRHNFSHGDHEEHKMRMDLVKKLRKKYNKPIAIMLDTKGPEIRTLNFAEGKVDLKEGDKFTVYCNEEVMGDNTKCSITYAGLCNDVKAGDSILIDDGLVGLEVETVEGNKIHCKVKNAGTVGNHKGVNVPGVSIDLPAMTEKDEDDLIFGCEQGVDMIAASFIRKAADVLAIRKILEANGGHDILIFSKIESQEGVHNIDEIIKFSDGIMVARGDMGVEIPMEKVPLVQKMIIEKCNKAGKPVITATQMLDSMIRNPRPTRAEASDIANAIFDGTDAIMLSGESANGKYPVEAAQTMARIAQAAESRLNYESILNKNKGMHIQNVPNAISFATCTTAQELNASAIITATQSGHTARIVSKYRPACPIIAVTSSESVARKLALNWGVFAILTQKVDSTDELIEKSVEISLKTNYVKKGDLVVIAAGIPVSYSGTTNMLKVHIVGDILVQGRGAGNHPGYGTVKVVKNAKEAYDVVDTGDVLVIKNLDKEYLSVLDRVSGVIAEDGGLTSHLAIECISKDIPIICNAGGATQILKTGSFVTLDITRGIVYSGRANIK, translated from the coding sequence ATGCAAAAGACTAAAATGATTTTTACAATTGGACCTGCAAGTGGAAACGAAGAAGTTTTATCGAAGTTAATTGAAGCAGGCATGAGTGTTTCAAGACACAATTTTTCACATGGTGACCATGAAGAACATAAGATGAGAATGGATCTTGTAAAGAAACTTAGGAAAAAATATAATAAGCCAATAGCTATAATGCTGGATACAAAGGGACCAGAAATAAGAACTCTTAACTTTGCAGAAGGAAAGGTAGATTTAAAAGAGGGAGACAAGTTTACCGTATATTGTAATGAAGAAGTTATGGGAGATAACACAAAGTGTTCTATAACTTATGCTGGATTATGCAATGATGTAAAAGCTGGAGACAGCATATTAATAGATGATGGATTAGTTGGACTTGAAGTTGAAACTGTTGAAGGAAACAAGATTCACTGCAAAGTAAAAAATGCTGGAACAGTAGGAAACCATAAGGGAGTAAATGTTCCAGGAGTATCTATCGATCTTCCAGCTATGACTGAGAAAGATGAAGATGATTTAATATTTGGATGTGAACAAGGTGTTGATATGATAGCTGCTTCATTTATAAGAAAGGCAGCAGATGTCCTTGCAATAAGAAAGATTTTAGAGGCAAATGGAGGACATGACATACTTATATTCTCAAAGATTGAGAGTCAAGAAGGTGTCCATAACATAGATGAAATTATCAAATTTTCTGATGGTATAATGGTGGCAAGAGGCGACATGGGAGTAGAAATACCTATGGAAAAAGTACCACTTGTACAGAAAATGATAATTGAAAAATGCAATAAAGCAGGTAAGCCAGTAATAACTGCAACTCAAATGCTGGATTCAATGATAAGAAATCCTAGACCAACTAGAGCAGAAGCTTCAGATATAGCAAATGCAATATTTGATGGTACGGATGCTATAATGTTAAGCGGAGAATCTGCAAACGGAAAGTATCCAGTTGAAGCTGCACAAACTATGGCAAGAATAGCACAAGCTGCAGAATCTAGATTAAACTATGAATCCATATTGAACAAGAACAAAGGAATGCACATTCAAAATGTACCTAATGCAATAAGTTTTGCTACTTGTACTACGGCTCAAGAATTAAATGCTTCTGCAATAATTACAGCTACACAAAGCGGTCATACAGCTAGAATTGTATCAAAATACAGACCAGCTTGTCCTATAATAGCTGTTACATCATCTGAAAGTGTTGCAAGAAAGTTAGCACTTAACTGGGGTGTATTTGCAATATTAACCCAAAAAGTTGATTCAACTGATGAATTAATAGAAAAATCTGTTGAGATATCTTTAAAAACTAATTATGTTAAAAAAGGTGATCTAGTTGTAATTGCAGCTGGTATACCTGTAAGTTATTCAGGAACTACAAATATGTTAAAGGTTCATATAGTTGGAGATATACTTGTTCAAGGCAGAGGAGCAGGTAATCATCCTGGATATGGTACAGTTAAAGTTGTAAAAAATGCTAAAGAAGCATATGATGTTGTTGATACTGGAGATGTTCTTGTAATAAAGAACTTAGATAAGGAATACTTATCAGTTTTAGATAGAGTATCTGGAGTAATAGCTGAAGATGGAGGTTTAACTTCTCATTTAGCTATAGAATGTATATCAAAGGATATACCTATAATATGTAATGCAGGCGGTGCAACTCAAATATTGAAAACAGGTTCATTTGTAACTCTTGATATTACAAGAGGAATTGTATACAGCGGAAGAGCTAATATAAAATAA